A stretch of DNA from Bacillus sp. NP157:
CACCGCCCGTGGGGCGTCGCCGTGCAGGTATCCGGACTGCGCCGGCCCGGCGATGGCGGCATCGGCGACTTCACCGCGCTGTCGTTGTGCGCACGTGCGGCGGCCGAGAAGGGCGCCGACGCGCTGGCGATCAGCCCTGTGCATGCCCTGTTCGCCGCCGCGCCGGAACGCTATAGCCCCTACGCGCCGTCGAGCCGGTTGTTCCTCAACGGCCTGTATGTCGACCCGGTGCAGACCAGCGGCGAGCAGACCGTGCGTGCGGTGATCGACACGCACAACCTGCGCCAGGAGCTGGCCGAGCTGGAGTGGCTGGACCTGATCGACTGGCCGCGTGCGGCGCGCGCGCGGATGACCATCCTGCGTTCGGTGTTCGAATGGGCATCGGTCGACCTCGCGCACGCCGATCGCTTCGCCACGTTCCGCCGCGAACAGGGCGAACCGCTGGAGCGCCACGCACGTTTCGAAGCCCTGCATGCGGACTTCACCGCGCACGGCCGTCCCGGCGGCTGGCAAGGCTGGCCGAGCGGCTTCCACGACCCGGCCAGCGCCGACGTCGCCGCGTTCGCCCGCGAGCACGCGCGCGAGGTGAGCTTCCACGCCTGGCTGCAGTGGCTCGCCGCGCGCGGCCTGTCGGCCGTGCAGAAGGACGCCCGCGACGCCGGCATGAAGATCGGCCTGATCGCCGACCTCGCCGTCGGCGCCGACTCCGGCGGCAGCCATGCATGGGCGCACCAGTCCGAGATGCTCAGTGGGCTGTCGGTCGGCGCGCCGCCGGATGCGCTCAACCGCCTCGGCCAGGACTGGGGCCTCACCACCTTCTCGCCGCGCGGCCTGCGCGAGACCGGCTTCCGCGGCTTCATCGGCATGCTGCGCGCCGCGCTGGCGTATGCCGGCGGCGTGCGCATCGACCATATCCTTGGGCTGAAGCGCCTGTGGATGGTCCCGCACGGCGCGGGCGCCACCGAAGGCGCCTATGTCCGCTATCCGATGCACGACCTGCTGCGCCTGATCGCGCTGGAAAGCCACCTGCATCGCGCGGTGATCATCGGCGAAGACCTCGGCACCGTCCCCGCCGACTTCCGCAAGGCGATCGGCGACAAGGGCGTGCTCGGCATCCGCGTACTCTGGTTCGAACGTGCCGCCGATGGCGGTTTCGTCTCTCCAAGCGAATGGTCGGACAACGCCATGGCGACCACCAGCACGCACGACATCCCCACCGTGGCTGGCTGGTGGAGCGGGCGCGACATCGCCTGGCGCAAGCAGACCGGGCTGGACGACCCCAGCGTGGATGAAGTCGCCCAGCGCGAAGTCGACCGGGCGCGCCTGTGGCGTGCGATGTACGCCTCCGGTTCGGCCTGGAACGAGGATGCACCGCCGGCGCCGGACGATATCTCGCCGGTGGTGGTCGCCGCGGCGAAACATGTCGCGCTGGCACCGGCACCGATCGCGATCTT
This window harbors:
- the malQ gene encoding 4-alpha-glucanotransferase — encoded protein: MNAPLDDRLALLAEQAGVDVHWRDALDRPQSTPANTLRAVLRALDLPADNADDVEESLRRLEQERSGSRLPRMLTADAGSELEVPPAPRGRAWKIAREDGSLVSEGELPSSEVRLRAPAEPGYYTLFLDEADVTLAVAPPRAFGVGDIAGLHRPWGVAVQVSGLRRPGDGGIGDFTALSLCARAAAEKGADALAISPVHALFAAAPERYSPYAPSSRLFLNGLYVDPVQTSGEQTVRAVIDTHNLRQELAELEWLDLIDWPRAARARMTILRSVFEWASVDLAHADRFATFRREQGEPLERHARFEALHADFTAHGRPGGWQGWPSGFHDPASADVAAFAREHAREVSFHAWLQWLAARGLSAVQKDARDAGMKIGLIADLAVGADSGGSHAWAHQSEMLSGLSVGAPPDALNRLGQDWGLTTFSPRGLRETGFRGFIGMLRAALAYAGGVRIDHILGLKRLWMVPHGAGATEGAYVRYPMHDLLRLIALESHLHRAVIIGEDLGTVPADFRKAIGDKGVLGIRVLWFERAADGGFVSPSEWSDNAMATTSTHDIPTVAGWWSGRDIAWRKQTGLDDPSVDEVAQREVDRARLWRAMYASGSAWNEDAPPAPDDISPVVVAAAKHVALAPAPIAIFPVEDVLGLHEQPNLPGPTDAIHPNWRRRMPDSSARLFDGPIAHAVSGAIDQTRNRS